One window from the genome of Sandaracinaceae bacterium encodes:
- the gyrB gene encoding DNA topoisomerase (ATP-hydrolyzing) subunit B, translating to MANDENAPEGTPPPAPSSDYDQSAIQVLEGLEAVRKRPGMYIGDPHDGSGLHHLVWEVVDNAVDEHLAGHCDHISVTMHPDGSITVIDNGRGIPVGMHSKGVSAAEVVMTQLHAGGKFDNESYKVSAGLHGVGVSAVNAVSEWLRLEIRREGRIWYQEYRKGVPQAPIEPIGESKTTGTKVSFIPDTEIFSMTTFSFDTLSNRLREISFLNAGFEITITDERPEGKTVLHRFDGGIREFVETLNKNRTPLHEDVIYFQAEKDGISVEIAMQWSDAYSESIYPYTNNVRNKDGGTHLTGLRTAITRVINNYGTQEKLLKDLKNPLAGEDVREGLTCIISVKHPDPSFSSQTKDKLVSSEVRGIVESIVGDEFAAYLQENPRSAKRIVEKTVLAARAREAARKAREMVQRKGALDPSNLPGKLADCQSKDPMESEIYIVEGDSAGGSAKQGRNRRFQAILPLRGKILNVERARFEKMLGSAEIGTLITALGCGVRGGENFEIDKLRYHQVVIMTDADVDGSHIRTLLLTFFYRQMPEIIEKGYLYIAQPPLYKVTKNKKVRYLKDDPALNAHLIDSGADNLLVRAGSGSVPLMGDPLKGLLRDLERFRGLIANARRRAEGAVLQALVRATNLSAGSLKDRDHVEAASAALRRYIDTHHDDLAPLKTVLVRDEEHERFSLHVTTRAGIAERLTVLDFDLLSGGDIAELRRIQEGIVAIGAAPYSAVTLDKNGNETSDAITLPTIDELWDYIDTRARKGTSIQRYKGLGEMNPGELWETTMDPDARTLLQVRIDDAVEAEEIFSVLMGDQVEPRRAFIEDNALNVTNLDI from the coding sequence ATGGCCAACGACGAAAACGCACCCGAGGGCACCCCGCCCCCGGCCCCCTCCTCCGACTACGATCAATCCGCCATCCAGGTCCTCGAGGGCCTCGAGGCCGTGCGTAAGCGGCCGGGCATGTACATCGGCGACCCGCACGACGGCTCCGGTCTGCACCACCTCGTGTGGGAGGTCGTGGACAACGCCGTGGACGAGCACCTCGCGGGCCACTGCGACCACATCTCCGTCACCATGCACCCCGACGGGAGCATCACCGTCATCGACAACGGGCGCGGCATCCCGGTGGGCATGCACTCGAAGGGCGTCAGCGCGGCCGAGGTCGTCATGACCCAGCTGCACGCGGGCGGTAAGTTCGACAACGAGAGCTACAAGGTCTCGGCCGGCCTCCATGGCGTGGGCGTGTCGGCCGTGAACGCCGTCAGCGAGTGGCTGCGCCTCGAGATCCGCCGCGAGGGCCGCATCTGGTACCAGGAGTACCGGAAGGGCGTGCCGCAGGCCCCCATCGAGCCCATTGGCGAGAGCAAGACCACGGGCACCAAGGTGTCGTTCATCCCGGACACCGAGATCTTCTCCATGACCACGTTCAGCTTCGACACGCTGAGCAACCGTCTGCGCGAGATCTCGTTCCTGAACGCGGGCTTCGAGATCACCATCACGGACGAGCGCCCCGAGGGCAAGACGGTGCTGCACCGCTTCGACGGCGGCATCCGCGAGTTCGTGGAGACGCTCAACAAGAACCGCACGCCGCTGCACGAAGACGTCATCTACTTCCAGGCCGAGAAAGACGGCATCAGCGTCGAGATCGCCATGCAGTGGAGCGACGCCTACAGCGAGTCGATCTACCCGTACACCAACAACGTCCGGAACAAGGACGGCGGCACGCACCTCACCGGTCTGCGCACGGCCATCACGCGCGTCATCAACAACTACGGCACGCAAGAGAAGCTGCTCAAGGACCTCAAGAACCCGCTCGCGGGCGAAGACGTGCGCGAGGGCCTGACCTGCATCATCAGCGTCAAGCACCCGGACCCGTCGTTCTCCTCGCAGACCAAGGACAAGCTGGTCTCGAGCGAGGTGCGCGGCATCGTGGAGAGCATCGTCGGCGACGAGTTCGCGGCGTACCTGCAGGAGAACCCGCGCTCGGCCAAGCGCATCGTGGAGAAGACGGTGCTCGCGGCCCGCGCCCGCGAGGCGGCCCGCAAGGCGCGCGAGATGGTGCAGCGCAAGGGCGCGCTCGACCCGAGCAACCTGCCCGGCAAGCTGGCCGACTGTCAGAGCAAAGACCCGATGGAGAGCGAGATCTACATCGTGGAGGGTGACTCGGCCGGTGGCTCGGCCAAGCAGGGCCGCAACCGGCGCTTCCAGGCCATCTTGCCCCTGCGCGGCAAGATCCTGAACGTGGAGCGCGCGCGCTTCGAGAAGATGCTGGGCAGCGCCGAGATCGGCACGCTCATCACGGCCCTCGGCTGCGGTGTTCGCGGCGGCGAGAACTTCGAGATCGACAAGCTCCGCTACCACCAGGTGGTCATCATGACCGACGCCGACGTGGACGGTTCGCACATCCGCACGCTGCTGCTCACGTTCTTCTATCGGCAGATGCCGGAGATCATCGAGAAGGGCTACCTCTACATCGCGCAGCCGCCGCTCTACAAGGTCACCAAGAACAAGAAGGTGCGCTACCTGAAGGACGATCCGGCCCTCAACGCGCACCTCATCGACAGCGGCGCGGACAACCTGCTGGTGCGCGCCGGCAGCGGCTCGGTGCCCCTCATGGGCGACCCACTCAAGGGGCTCTTGCGTGACCTCGAGCGCTTCCGCGGCCTCATCGCCAACGCGCGCAGGCGCGCCGAGGGAGCCGTGCTCCAGGCGCTGGTGCGCGCCACCAACCTGAGCGCCGGCAGCCTGAAGGACCGCGATCACGTGGAGGCCGCCTCGGCCGCGCTGCGCCGGTACATCGACACGCACCACGACGACCTGGCGCCGCTCAAGACCGTGTTGGTGCGCGACGAAGAGCACGAGCGCTTTTCGCTGCACGTCACCACGCGCGCGGGCATCGCCGAGCGCCTCACCGTGCTGGACTTCGACCTGCTGAGCGGCGGCGACATCGCCGAGCTGCGGCGTATTCAAGAGGGCATCGTGGCCATCGGCGCCGCGCCCTACAGCGCGGTCACGCTCGACAAGAACGGCAACGAGACCAGCGACGCCATCACGCTGCCCACCATCGACGAGCTGTGGGACTACATCGACACCCGCGCGCGCAAGGGCACCAGCATCCAGCGCTACAAGGGCCTCGGCGAGATGAACCCGGGTGAGCTGTGGGAGACCACCATGGACCCGGACGCGCGCACGCTGCTGCAGGTGCGCATCGACGACGCCGTGGAAGCCGAAGAGATCTTCAGCGTGCTGATGGGCGACCAGGTGGAGCCGCGTCGCGCCTTCATCGAAGACAACGCCCTCAACGTCACCAACCTGGACATCTGA
- a CDS encoding gamma carbonic anhydrase family protein, with product MFYDLGERRVTVLGDVFVAPTAAVIGSVVLHQDSSVWWGAVLRGDSDIITVGPETNVQDNAVLHADPGFPLTLGRGVTIGHHAMVHGCTVGDHSLIGIHAVILNGAVIGKHCVIGANALIAEGKVIPDGSLVMGSPGKIVRTLDESAWAGLHRSAAVYVANGRRYREQLTMRGA from the coding sequence ATGTTCTACGACCTCGGCGAGCGCCGCGTGACCGTCCTGGGAGATGTGTTCGTGGCCCCCACGGCGGCCGTGATCGGCAGCGTGGTGCTGCACCAAGACAGCAGCGTGTGGTGGGGCGCCGTCCTCCGCGGCGACTCGGACATCATCACCGTCGGCCCCGAGACCAACGTGCAGGACAACGCCGTGCTGCACGCCGACCCGGGCTTCCCGCTCACGCTGGGGCGCGGCGTCACCATCGGGCACCACGCCATGGTGCACGGCTGCACCGTGGGCGACCACAGCCTCATCGGCATCCACGCGGTCATCCTGAACGGCGCGGTCATCGGCAAGCACTGCGTCATCGGCGCCAACGCGCTCATCGCCGAGGGCAAGGTCATCCCCGACGGCTCGCTGGTGATGGGCTCGCCCGGCAAGATCGTGCGCACGCTGGACGAGAGCGCGTGGGCGGGCCTGCACCGCTCGGCCGCCGTCTACGTGGCCAACGGGCGGCGCTATCGCGAGCAGCTCACCATGCGCGGCGCATGA
- a CDS encoding DUF1844 domain-containing protein, which translates to MSGPESNDDLEDNDAPAIDFNTFVLSLSASALVDMGAIAVDGVKAEKNLPLARHTIECLVLLERKTAGNLTGEEERLLAQVLDDLRAKYRAAGG; encoded by the coding sequence ATGAGCGGCCCCGAGAGCAACGACGACCTCGAAGACAACGACGCCCCGGCGATCGACTTCAACACCTTCGTGCTCTCGCTGAGCGCCTCGGCGCTGGTGGACATGGGCGCCATCGCGGTGGATGGCGTGAAGGCCGAGAAGAACCTGCCGCTCGCCCGCCACACCATCGAGTGCTTGGTGCTGCTGGAGCGCAAGACGGCGGGGAACCTCACCGGCGAGGAAGAGCGCCTGTTGGCTCAGGTGCTGGACGACCTGCGGGCGAAGTACCGCGCCGCTGGCGGCTGA